In Deltaproteobacteria bacterium, the genomic window ATCCACCGGCCTTCCCCAAGCCAGAAGCCCTCTCAGCCATCCCTGGGCAAAGGTCTCGTAACCTGATGCCTTCCCGTCTTTCATCCTCACCAGGCTGATCCGGTAACCGATGGGCACCACCCGGTTCCAGGAGCCGTGTTCGGCGATGAATATCTGATTGCGGTATTCCGGGGGAAACATGGTCCCGGTATAGAAGCGCATGCCCAGGGAGGCCACATGGGGCCCCAACTTCTGTTCGGGGGGGACGAACTCCTTGCATGACCGTTTTTGCCCGAATCCGGGATCAGGGAGGTCACCGGCATGGCAATAGGGAAATCCGAAATGCAGTCCCTTTTGGGGGGCCTTGTTTAATTCGTCGGCCGGCCGGTTATTACCCAGCCAGTCGCGGCCGTTGTCGGTAAACCAAAGCTCTTTGCTTTCCGGGTGCCAGTCGAATCCCACGGTATTGCGGACCCCATGGGCGAAGATTTCCAGGCCGCTCCCATCGGGGTTCAGGCGCATGATCGACGCATATCGGGGATCATCGCGCTCGCAGATGTTACAGGGGGCCCCGACCGGGACATACAGGCGGTCGTCCGGACCGAAGGCCATGAATTTCCAGCCGTGGTGTTGGTCTTTTGGAAAGGTGGCATTGACCACAACCGGCCTTGGGGGATTATGGAGACGATTGGCGATATCATCAAACCGGAGTATCCTGGAGACCTCGGCCACGTAAAGGGCCCCCTGGTGAAAGGCCACTCCGTTGGGTGAATCGAGGCCCGAGGCCAGGGTAATCACTTCATCGACCCGCTGATCGGCGTTCCGGTCCACCAGGGCATACACCTTGCCCGGCGAGCGGCTGCCCACGAAGACGATCCCATTGGGTCCCAAGGCCAGGGAACGGGCCCCTTCGACATTCCCGGCATAAAGCTCAATCGAAAAGCCCGTAGGAAGTTTGATGGACTCCAGCCTGATATCGGCCCGGGCCGGACAGGCGCACCCAAAAAAGAGCCCGGCCGTGACCGGGCAGAAACAAAAAACAAATAAGGCTATTTTCTTCCAAAATCCTCGGCCGTATTCCGGGTGATTACTCATCGGCTTAACTTCTTTTCCTGCCTTCAGAATATAGCCCGCTTTTTCCAAATTCATTTCCACTCCGAATTATTTAAGAATCTCCATCAGTTTTGAATCAGATCCAAAAACTTAAGTTAGGCAAGATTAGGTCTCCTCCCGCAACGGGATCTTAAAATAGGAGGCGGTTTCGCCTGTGCGAATTTCTTTCCCATCTCTGATTATCCTTTATTCTGCCGGCTTATCCGGACGAGGCAACTGTTGCAGGGAAAGGCCCCGGCCGGCGATTTATTATCCTTTGTCAGGATGTTTACGCTGCCGCCTTGATCCACCCCCTGCTCATCAGGGTTGTACCAGGAGCCGGCTTCCAGACTGACCACGCCGGGCATGACCCGGTCGGTTACCTTGACTTTCCGGACCATCTCTCCCCGCTCATTGGAAAGGCGGACTTCTTCTCCCGGCCGGATTCCCAGGTCCGCCGCATCCGACGGATTGAGCCACAGGTCGTCATCGGCCAGGGCCTTGAGGCGGGGGATGTTGTCCAGCGAGGAATTGATCCTTCCCTTGGAATGAGGGCTGATCAGTTGAAAAGGATATTCTTTGGCCGACGGATCCTGCGGCCCTTCCCAGGGCTCTATATATTTCGGGACCGGAGGGATTAAAGAATTCTCCATCCGGGCAATTTTTTGGCTGTAAATCTCGATCTTTCCGGACGGGGTCCGGAAGGGATGATTGGCTGGATCTTGAATCTCTTTCTGAAAGGCCACCCAGGGTCTTTGAACAGCCTGGTAATGGACTTTTTTTTCTTTAAGCTGCGGATAATCCGGGAGACCCGGGGTGGAGGAAACGAATTCCTGAAGCCACTGTTCCTCCGTCTTTTGGTTGTATTCGCTGATCCCCAGACGCGAGGCCAATTCGGTGAAGATCGCCAGATCGGACTTCACCGGCGGCCGGGGTTCCACGGCCCTTTCCATGACAATGTTGTATGGCCCGCCGCCCCAGGGTTGGCCGATATCCTGCCTTTCCAGAAAATGAGCCACCGGGAGCACCAGGTCGGCAAAGCGCGCCGTGGGCGTCATAAAGAGTTCATGAACGACGATCAGTTCCGGCCTTTCCAGGGCCTTAAGGCCTTTATTGATATTGAGCCACTGATTCAATACATTGGAGCCCAAAATATAAAGGACCTTGATGTCGCTCGGAAATCCGCCGGCCCGGCCCTGGAGAAGAAGGTCGTAGAGATCAGAGACATGCACGACCGGGGAAGGGCTTTTAGGGATGGGCAGACCGGGCAGGTATCCCATGGGCTGGGTGTCGGTCCCGCCGGCCACGTGTCCCCCAATGATTCCGATGTTGCCGGTCAAGGCGGCTATAACGGAGGCGGCCCGATGAAACTGCTCCCCGTAAGCGGTTCGCCCGGCCGACCAGCCGGTACACAGGGCGGCCGGTTTATGCAGGGCGTAGTCCCGGGCCAATTGGACAATGGTGGCCGAGGGCACACCGGTCAGGGGCTCGGCCCAGCCCGGTGTTTTGGGGAGGCCGTCCTCCCGACCCGTCACATAGTCCTTGAATGCCTCAAAACCATAGGTGTGGGTCTCGATAAACCGCCGGTCATAGAGGTTTTCAGCGATCAGGACATAGGCCATGGCCAGGAGCAGGGACGTATCCGTAGCCGGCCGGATGGGAATCCATTGGGCTTCCAGGCGCCGGCCTGTGGGATTGAGGCGGGGGTCGATACAAATAACGGGCGTGCCATTTTTTTTGGCCCGGTCGAGATAATGGACCGTATCCGGGCCGAAGCGCGTCTCCAGGGGGTTCCATCCCCAGAGGATGATTAATTTAGAGTGGAGAAGGTTATCCCGGGAATTCTGGGTAAAGGGGGTGCCGAAGGTCATCCGGGAAGAAAACAAGGCGCCTTCCATTGAAGTGCTGCCCCAGGTGGTGGTGCAGCCGTCGAAGAGGGAA contains:
- a CDS encoding sorbosone dehydrogenase family protein: MSNHPEYGRGFWKKIALFVFCFCPVTAGLFFGCACPARADIRLESIKLPTGFSIELYAGNVEGARSLALGPNGIVFVGSRSPGKVYALVDRNADQRVDEVITLASGLDSPNGVAFHQGALYVAEVSRILRFDDIANRLHNPPRPVVVNATFPKDQHHGWKFMAFGPDDRLYVPVGAPCNICERDDPRYASIMRLNPDGSGLEIFAHGVRNTVGFDWHPESKELWFTDNGRDWLGNNRPADELNKAPQKGLHFGFPYCHAGDLPDPGFGQKRSCKEFVPPEQKLGPHVASLGMRFYTGTMFPPEYRNQIFIAEHGSWNRVVPIGYRISLVRMKDGKASGYETFAQGWLRGLLAWGRPVDVLVMPDGALLVSDDKAGAVYRISYHKPR
- a CDS encoding molybdopterin-dependent oxidoreductase, whose product is MENKDRTYTSTCGLDCGSRCLLKVFVENGVVRKITTDDQPGPGLKACARGLAQRDVLYAEDRLRVPLKRTGARGSGEFKPISWEEALDHIAGELQRVKGRYGPQSVFLLGYSGSMSALHNTGRTGYRFFSLFDGCTTTWGSTSMEGALFSSRMTFGTPFTQNSRDNLLHSKLIILWGWNPLETRFGPDTVHYLDRAKKNGTPVICIDPRLNPTGRRLEAQWIPIRPATDTSLLLAMAYVLIAENLYDRRFIETHTYGFEAFKDYVTGREDGLPKTPGWAEPLTGVPSATIVQLARDYALHKPAALCTGWSAGRTAYGEQFHRAASVIAALTGNIGIIGGHVAGGTDTQPMGYLPGLPIPKSPSPVVHVSDLYDLLLQGRAGGFPSDIKVLYILGSNVLNQWLNINKGLKALERPELIVVHELFMTPTARFADLVLPVAHFLERQDIGQPWGGGPYNIVMERAVEPRPPVKSDLAIFTELASRLGISEYNQKTEEQWLQEFVSSTPGLPDYPQLKEKKVHYQAVQRPWVAFQKEIQDPANHPFRTPSGKIEIYSQKIARMENSLIPPVPKYIEPWEGPQDPSAKEYPFQLISPHSKGRINSSLDNIPRLKALADDDLWLNPSDAADLGIRPGEEVRLSNERGEMVRKVKVTDRVMPGVVSLEAGSWYNPDEQGVDQGGSVNILTKDNKSPAGAFPCNSCLVRISRQNKG